GTGGAACGGCCCCCAGAGAGAGTCCGGTGGCGGGCGTCCCAGCAAAGCGTGGAGCGGCGCGGCGCTGTTGATATCCGCGCGCGGGCCGTTCCGGGAACGGGCCGGCCGGCAGGGCCAGGCGCGCCGGCGCGGGGCGTGGAGGGGCGGGAGGCGGGGCCGCGCCGCCGCCGGGGCAGggagcggggggcggggggcggccgCGCGCGGGCCGggtcccgccgccgccgccgctgcgggCCGCCTGACTAACACGCCGCTCAGTCCCTTCACAGGCGCCGCACCAGCAGCCAGCCGCCAGCCGCGACCGTGCGTGCCAGCCCGAGCTGTCTGCTGCAGCGTGCGTGCGCCCCACACCCGCTGCCGTCGCCGTCGCAGCCGCTCTCATTGTTGTGCTCGCGCGCGTGCCGCCTGCCCAAGTCGCTGCGCTGCGCACGAGGCGCTCGCACTTCCGACGCATCTGTTGACGCCTACTACTGCGCTGCGATATTGTTGTCGTGTGCCAGTGACAGTGCCGTCGGTACTAAGCGACAAGAATTCGACGCCCGTGTGAGTGATTTGTCAGTCGGTGGTGTTTGGCGCAATAGAATTTTGCCTTAAAGTGCAGTGACCAGTGTAAAATAAGTACCGTTATTAGTTACGCTAAGTAAGTACCTTCTGAAAATCGACGCTACCTGTGTTTATTACCACCCTGTCCCCAGTGAACCGTGCGAAAAAAGAGAATATATTGTTCACACTCTCCCAGCGATTACAGCCATTGATATAAAATTACGAAAGACTGTGGTTTCTATTTATCAGCAGTTTGTCGTCATCTTCTCTCGTAGAGGAGACTGCATTACATAAAACTTGTGCTGGCGACAGGAGCAGCGCCACTGAAAAAAGAAACTGAGCTGTGATCGACTTACAGAAACCGTGTGATTTCAAAACTAGATTAATACTCCCATTCCGAGCCCAACATACATTTCCAAATTTGAGAAGCATTGTCAGTAATTACTTTTCTGTTCTCTGTCTGTTTGGGGCGTTGTGTTGTTTACGAGAAGTGTCAGATTCCTAATAAACGACCGTGCGAAGTTGGTGTGAATGCAGGAGAAGTGCGATTTGGTGCTCAGCTCAGAGAATAAAATCTAGCACTCTAACTGCAAGGACTCAAACAGTGCACGTAGATGCTCTAAAACGACTGAAAATTTGAGTTGCCAAAATATCTGTTCATTCCTTTTGTGTGGAAGCTGTTCTCCTGCTTGGGCGTCAGTGATCTTTCTAGTATCTGCCACAGTAGCCCGCTGTTCCTGTCGACTATCTCACGCACGTCGTTCTTACAGTAACGGGAACACCCAAATACTGCATGCTACCGAGTCTGATGCTGTCTTTCCCTTCAGTTTGTGCAGTGACTAGGGTAGTTTAGGTCGCGCTGAAATAAAATTTCACGGGAATAACATTTGcctaataaaaaatattgttaagaaaatattttgacggTAGGCAATCGTCGAAAGGGAGTGACGTGTTTGGTTTGCCTGTTTTCAGTTTGTGCAGTGACTAGCGTAGTTACGATCGTACTAAAATAAGGTTCCGGGGAATAACAGTTGTCACGGTAAATATTGTTGAGAAAATCATTTGGCGATAGACTGTCGTCTGCGTGATCGCCTGCCTTCGTTAAACAGGCTGCCTGGGTTGAGAAGAACCCTGGGGCGAGTGCCCACTAGTTACCCCACATGATGCGACAATGTCCAACGGTTTAGTAGACAGAGAGCTACGTTCTTCCAGCGCCATGGCGACAGCTACTGCCCTGCCCAACAACAAGCTGCTCATCTCCTCGCCGGGGAAATCACACCACCATAACAACAACcaccagcacaacaacaacaacggccacCCCGAGCAAGTGGAGCCGGCGTCGCCTAGCAGCAGCACGGGCAGCAGTCCCCGAACGAGCCACAAGCGTTCCCGGAAGTCGTCATCCGCCCCCGCGACGCCGGACGCGTCCCAGCAGAGCAACGGCGTCGCCGGCCCGGGACAGGACACGCCGGCCACGTCGCCGCaacctccgcccccgccgcccccacctcCGGCCAAGCGGCGCCGCCACCACGCCGCGGGCAGCGCCGGCGGTCAGCCCTCCAACCCCAACATCCGCGACGACATGTTCCGCAACTACCAGCCGTGGGTTATCGCCACGTACGGCGACTCGGCCAAGACGAAGACCATCACGCTTCGCAAGCACGCGCGCATCTTGAGAACGCTCCGCGGCGAGGAGACTAATTCGGTAGAAAACTCCAAGTTCCGCTTCTGGGTGAAGGCGAAAGGTTTCCGCATGGGCCGACCGCCGGGTTACGTCCCCAAACCTGCCGACTCCATCGTGGGCACCCAAGCGCTGCCCGGGCAGTCGCCCCACGACGAACCACCGCTCTACGTTCCAGTCGCCACAGCCAAGGTAAGTGGACGCCGCTCCACGCTAAACTCAGACGCTGGCAGCCACCGAGCGTTCTAGACTAAACTTGCCGCAGCCTCTCCTTCTATACGCACGAAGgaaccgcaattttttttttttttttttttttgttttgggcggGGGGCGGGAAGCTGGGAGTGTAAATACGAAGTAGTATGTGGTGGGAGAGGTGTGGTACGATCAAGCTCCGCCTCCTTCCATGGATgcggaaaaaccgaccggttaaacctAATACCGGTATTTAATTCTGCATAACCGATATTTTTCGATACTTTTTTGATCTTGGTCATAAGAGGTATTTTTTATCGTTTTTTACTAAAAACAGAAATATCGTCTAGCCATAGGAGCTatgctaaaatttttgtttttaaataaaccttctcTTTTTAAACGAGTATGGCCTAATTATTATTCGCAAAATTTCCATTGCCGGGAGCTACTGCGCTTTTATAGAAAATGGGAAGACCCATCAGTGTGGTTTTAATAAGAAGGCCGACAGAAAAAGCAAcagacacatagcataataacTGGTACAGCATCGCTGAGACAATATTCTACCTGTCATCTTGTGGCGTGGCCTATTGGATGGTACGCGTGCGAGTCTTGCCCCACATCATCTACATGGTAATTTCACCCTGTCGTATCGTCGGACGTCATTTGTATTATAGAATGACACCATCACTAACCTGGAAGTATTTACGAAGTACGGTAcgaatgaagtacaatgctccatttttgTTAAAAGATCAAGAATGGCAGGAGCCACAACGAACTGGCGGCATCAAATCGGAGAAAACATATAGATTAATAATTCATTCATTCTTTACAATAAAAACTGAAAGGAACTCGTCTGTTGCACGTGACTACGTAATATGCCGTTTCAACTTGTAGTCCTtgaaaattgacgaattaacacgaaaaatagagttgcTCAACTTCAGTTTTGACTCTTTAGCACTAACTATTCCTAATGCCCAAATAATTGTACGGCCCTAGATTACAACAGGTTTTTTGAGTAGTTTCAAAATATCAGAATCGATAGGAGAATACTAGTGATTTTTATATTATTCCTCCACCTATCACTTCCCGAGAAAACTGGCGGAGGATGGAGGTacaaagttttgtttttatttgcctATTTCACTTAGTATTTCGATTCTACGTATCTTGAAACTAAGGAGTCAAAATTTTTCGATTTATGTTCGATTCCTACGTTTATTGCAGGAAATATCAAGAATAAAAAACCGAAACTCGgcaatttcagaaaccggttattatgAGCGGTTTTAACGCTCAGATTAAAATGGCGTTGAAAACGCCGAAAACCGAAAACTCGTTATTTCAGCGATAACAGCCATCCCTACCTCCTCCTCGTAGGGCAGGCAGCACAGTGGACTCAACATTGTAGTTTTAGTTCCTACTGCAATCCTGTATTGTTACCGCGCGGTGCATTATTTCCTAGACTGGCCACGGGGGAAACATTCCTCACCTGCCCTATGTCACCCAACTTCCACCGATACCTCCTCTCCCAGAAATTTGCCAAATCGTATTGTGCGTGTAGTATATTGTTATTCTTTCACTGTACGTCTTCCACCGTAGTCGGTATGAAGACTGCCTTTTAAGTTTTCACAAAAACCACGAAAGAAAAACCTTTTTTGTCCCAATCTTTTCTCTGTTTCCCCACATATTTCACTTTAAAACTGGCACACTTTTGCATGCGTTAGAACCAAGATTGGAAACGTTTTTTCTGCTTTTTCGACAAAAACATTCTTTTCGAAGGATTCTGTCGCTTGTCGGAGAGATGAAATCCTCATCCACGTATGTCTTGTGTGACATAAGggtacaaaatcaaattaatactgcCAATGAGAGCTTGTCTCGATTCTTTTCTCGTCGAATAATGAATTTCACTATGAatctttcacactgcagcggagtgtgcgctggtttgcatcttcctggcagattaaaactatgtgccggaccgagactcaaacccaGAACGTTATCTTTCGCGGGCCTTTGT
This portion of the Schistocerca nitens isolate TAMUIC-IGC-003100 chromosome 7, iqSchNite1.1, whole genome shotgun sequence genome encodes:
- the LOC126195559 gene encoding forkhead box protein L2-like, producing the protein MRRKCERLVRSAATWAGGTRASTTMRAAATATAAGVGRTHAAADSSGWHARSRLAAGCWCGACEGTERRVSQAARSGGGGGTRPARGRPPPPAPCPGGGAAPPPAPPRPAPARLALPAGPFPERPARGYQQRRAAPRFAGTPATGLSLGAVPQQARHYTCLTALFRVFKTPPTQIPTAFLCHRCQYIQHLLQSQSTLS